From a single Pieris napi chromosome 7, ilPieNapi1.2, whole genome shotgun sequence genomic region:
- the LOC125050974 gene encoding uncharacterized protein LOC125050974 gives MPPNGADNLLPNEPLIKIEKTVTIEKPEKSEHIEADNDATECDCQELGLRAGDAVFASLVVAPLVVGVWRSSLGIMDLHAKMFPYAQNFILGILIHCCFSIAKTRLFSRSVDAWGEGKAGRWLRERVLSRFYTYIFILSNAMHWRGGWGLMDTMVAAILPNDQDPHRPVLIATYLIVSVVLILVLRSTRNLLAPPYIVVTDGKHPTYIFTTRFQKSSKETALYILDCVFSVTVVGSLVVFVWRGLFALIDIYLYPDDPAKSCWTSLIVGYSVVVVTYSLQVPMRWAVARLQGAPRLLIADVYHLLSFASTVNVWRGVWGLLDIYFLPDSPHLSNWSCHIVSLALLMLLNCSNSILVRGVYIDAEEPAGECVIFPCHYLRLFVHKKRPKRHKALDLTKKMEEASVPLQTPEEKV, from the exons ATGCCACCGAATGGCGCAGATAATCTATTGCCCAACGAGCCgcttattaaaattgaaaagacTGTTACTATCGAGAAGCCCGAGAAGTCGGAACACATTGAAGCGGACAATGACGCCACAGAATGTGATTGCCAGGAACTGGGGTTGAGAGCAG gTGATGCAGTGTTTGCAAGTTTAGTGGTGGCCCCTTTAGTTGTAGGAGTATGGCGTAGTTCATTGGGCATTATGGATCTGCACGCTAAGATGTTTCCATACGCCCAAAACTTCATTCTTGGAATTTTAATACACTGCTGTTTTTCTATTGCAAa AACTCGCCTGTTTTCCCGATCAGTTGACGCATGGGGTGAAGGAAAAGCAGGCCGGTGGCTTAGAGAACGAGTACTATCTCggttttatacatacatattcaTTTTATCAAACGCTATGCACTGGAGAGGTGGTTGGGGCCTTATGGATACGATGGTCGCTGCTATTTTACCCAATGATCAGGATCCTCACAg ACCAGTGTTGATAGCGACGTATTTGATCGTATCCGTCGTGTTGATCTTAGTTCTTCGCTCCACACGCAACCTCCTAGCGCCTCCTTACATCGTAGTCACCGATGGAAAACACCCAACTTACATATTTACTACAAGATTTCAgaag aGTAGTAAGGAAACAGCTCTATACATACTGGACTGTGTCTTTTCTGTGACTGTGGTCGGGTCACTGGTGGTGTTCGTGTGGCGAGGTCTTTTTGCTTTGATTGACATTTACCTCTACCCAGATGATCCTGCCAAATCTTGCTGGACGTCACTT ATAGTAGGTTACTCTGTGGTAGTAGTGACGTATTCGCTGCAGGTGCCTATGCGGTGGGCTGTCGCAAGACTTCAGGGAGCCCCAAGGCTGTTGATCGCTGATGTTTACCACTTACTTTCTTTCGCTTCCACGGTTAATGTTTGGCGAGGGGTTTGGGGATTGctggacatttattttttgccaG ATTCGCCTCACTTAAGCAACTGGTCTTGCCACATCGTAAGTCTGGCGTTGCTGATGCTCTTAAATTGTTCAAATTCAATTCTTGTAAGAGGAGTTTATATTGACGCAGAGGAACCAGCTGGCGAATGCGTCATCTTCCCCTGTCATTACCTCCGACTCTTCGTCCATAAGAAAAGACCAAAACGACATAAAGCTTTGGACTTAACGAAAAAAATGGAAGAAGCCAGTGTGCCTTTACAAACACCAGAAGAAAAAGTATAG